The following proteins come from a genomic window of Pseudomonas putida:
- a CDS encoding DUF2790 domain-containing protein, producing MNVKTIASASLFAVLSFGAIAAQASTAPMQDGGVMQYRYGEPLDVKKVLSVQDDQSNACGLVNTRMDYLDSHGQRQSVQYRTYATGGCHDN from the coding sequence ATGAACGTCAAGACTATCGCCAGCGCCAGCCTGTTCGCCGTGCTCAGCTTCGGCGCCATCGCTGCCCAGGCCAGCACTGCCCCGATGCAGGATGGCGGGGTCATGCAGTACCGCTACGGTGAGCCTCTGGATGTGAAGAAAGTGCTGTCGGTTCAGGATGACCAGAGTAACGCCTGTGGCCTGGTGAATACCCGAATGGACTACCTTGACTCCCATGGCCAGCGGCAAAGCGTGCAGTACCGCACCTACGCCACGGGCGGTTGCCATGACAACTGA